A window of Reinekea marina contains these coding sequences:
- a CDS encoding bifunctional diguanylate cyclase/phosphodiesterase has protein sequence MTFILTIIASVCLVAILLLPSVWINLLLTMLGVASLIYVVQKSPKMLLPGFALIMALIVVPVTKWYLPALLKQSTSVLESKIETEFDVIESTLQQFFFNNSAALDSLNLLIANEEVLTDRVFQNWMKQLLPDYRNNYLNIAISEDLIAKHVYPKSEANLKVLARNLGETPNMGFVYHEVLKTNVPGIIGPVDLIQGVPGVIRVVPVEGKPNVIISGVLSLQSLKEQLIPLVSESSKLSIAVTGYADPYYLVNQAEPQKSILKRVEYQDIKVDIYIQSDLLQSTITRTRWTSYAVSFLAWLLLTSSFTWQRHSIRLRDQQRSAILENKNALIEAQRLGQLGSWRQSGDDSFKLSEPLQSLIGVMKETIALKDLDSLVHPSEHKKVQTAFEELSSGKLTRITTQHRLRVGERYRWFEHRIARSEDGELTGIVRDIQTIKEQEKQVAKLEAFDPLTGASNRRHFHQLVSQNIALCDRRNTTLGLMLINIDDFRSVNEKYNQAVGDELLKLIASRLTTICRKTDFISRLGGDTFAVALVDVGTASQSVIAVENILRKLKMPYRLNNEEVFPQLTCGVALYPDDGLDFEHLLQRCEQTLSIAKTNKRGHYSFYSAELDSQTNRRQRILASLPSALKNDHFYIVFQPRVSSTGDHSSLSMEALVRWQDPELGFVSPGEFIPIAEGTSLIADIGTWVMNAAFSALHQYKDQLPRGLSISINLSPRQLEDTTLVSKVKQALDKFDIDPNCIELEVTEHSIAVESDIVLSNMKELNDLGFKFALDDFGTGYSNLSMLQSLPLHVLKIDMSFIRNIGFSDKSNELVRAIIDLGHTLGLHTVAEGVETIEQVSYLEKLGCEELQGFYFYKPAPIEDLINRLA, from the coding sequence ATGACATTTATTCTCACCATTATCGCATCTGTCTGTTTAGTTGCTATTTTACTGCTTCCATCAGTCTGGATTAACCTCTTACTCACAATGCTCGGTGTGGCAAGTTTAATCTATGTAGTGCAAAAATCGCCCAAAATGCTATTGCCCGGGTTTGCGTTGATAATGGCATTGATCGTGGTTCCGGTAACTAAATGGTACCTACCGGCACTGTTAAAACAGTCTACTTCGGTTTTAGAAAGCAAAATTGAAACAGAATTCGATGTTATCGAGAGTACTCTGCAGCAATTTTTCTTCAACAACTCTGCCGCTCTCGATTCTTTGAATCTGTTAATCGCCAATGAAGAAGTACTGACGGACCGAGTTTTTCAAAACTGGATGAAACAGCTGCTGCCTGATTACCGCAACAACTACTTAAATATTGCCATCAGTGAAGATCTTATTGCGAAACACGTTTACCCAAAATCTGAAGCCAATTTAAAGGTACTCGCACGCAATTTAGGCGAAACTCCCAACATGGGGTTTGTATATCATGAGGTATTAAAAACCAATGTACCTGGCATCATCGGCCCGGTCGATTTAATACAAGGCGTGCCTGGAGTGATTCGAGTGGTACCAGTCGAAGGCAAACCAAATGTCATCATTTCTGGCGTCCTTTCTTTACAAAGCCTAAAAGAACAGCTGATTCCTCTCGTTTCGGAGTCCAGTAAGCTATCTATTGCCGTCACCGGTTATGCAGACCCTTATTACCTAGTTAACCAAGCAGAACCTCAAAAGAGCATCCTAAAACGAGTTGAGTATCAGGATATTAAAGTAGATATCTATATTCAATCTGATTTACTGCAATCGACGATCACTCGAACGCGATGGACCTCTTATGCGGTGTCTTTTTTAGCTTGGCTGCTATTAACGTCTAGCTTCACATGGCAAAGGCATTCTATTCGCTTAAGAGACCAACAACGCAGCGCCATTTTAGAAAACAAAAACGCCTTAATCGAAGCTCAGCGCCTAGGTCAACTGGGCTCTTGGCGGCAATCGGGCGATGACTCCTTCAAGCTGTCAGAACCGCTGCAAAGTTTAATTGGCGTGATGAAAGAAACAATTGCGCTCAAAGACTTAGATAGCTTGGTTCATCCGAGTGAACACAAAAAGGTTCAGACTGCATTTGAGGAACTCTCCTCCGGGAAACTCACCAGAATCACGACTCAGCATCGCCTTAGAGTTGGCGAACGCTATCGCTGGTTTGAACACCGAATCGCACGCTCTGAAGATGGTGAGTTAACTGGCATTGTGCGCGATATTCAAACGATTAAAGAGCAAGAAAAGCAAGTGGCAAAGCTTGAAGCATTTGACCCGCTGACAGGTGCATCTAATCGTCGACACTTTCACCAGCTCGTGTCACAAAACATCGCCCTGTGTGATCGTCGTAATACCACTCTTGGTTTAATGCTGATCAACATTGATGACTTTCGATCCGTCAATGAAAAATACAATCAAGCCGTTGGTGATGAGCTGCTAAAACTAATCGCCAGCCGATTAACCACCATTTGTCGCAAAACAGATTTTATTTCTAGATTAGGTGGTGACACATTTGCAGTAGCACTTGTCGATGTCGGCACAGCAAGCCAGTCGGTTATCGCGGTTGAAAATATCCTTCGAAAGTTAAAAATGCCTTATCGATTAAATAATGAAGAGGTATTTCCGCAACTTACCTGTGGTGTGGCTCTATACCCAGACGATGGGCTAGATTTTGAACATCTGTTACAGCGGTGTGAACAAACATTATCGATCGCTAAAACTAATAAACGCGGACACTATTCATTTTATTCAGCCGAGTTGGATTCTCAAACGAACCGCCGGCAGCGAATTTTGGCTAGCCTTCCAAGCGCTCTGAAGAATGATCACTTTTACATTGTCTTTCAACCTCGGGTCAGCAGTACTGGGGATCACTCATCACTGAGCATGGAGGCGCTGGTACGCTGGCAAGACCCTGAGCTAGGGTTTGTCTCACCTGGCGAGTTTATTCCGATTGCCGAAGGTACCAGCCTAATAGCCGATATTGGTACTTGGGTCATGAACGCGGCTTTTTCAGCACTACATCAATATAAAGATCAGCTACCCAGAGGATTATCGATATCCATCAACCTATCTCCTCGCCAGTTAGAAGACACTACCTTAGTAAGCAAGGTAAAACAGGCACTCGATAAGTTCGATATTGACCCTAATTGTATAGAGTTAGAAGTTACCGAGCATTCAATCGCGGTCGAGTCTGATATCGTGTTGAGCAATATGAAGGAACTTAATGACTTAGGGTTTAAGTTCGCCCTTGACGATTTTGGTACCGGTTATTCTAATTTAAGTATGTTGCAATCTTTACCGCTACACGTTCTTAAAATCGATATGAGCTTCATTCGAAACATTGGCTTTAGTGATAAGTCGAATGAGTTGGTACGAGCCATTATTGATTTGGGCCACACCTTAGGGCTACATACGGTTGCAGAGGGTGTTGAGACCATTGAGCAAGTCTCTTATCTAGAAAAGTTAGGGTGCGAAGAGCTCCAAGGTTTCTACTTTTATAAACCAGCCCCCATTGAAGATCTCATCAACAGGTTAGCGTGA
- a CDS encoding DMT family transporter, whose product MANQTVIAVVLASTASFFWAANAIVGKMVVATLPAFTLSQFRWITAFLILLPFGLPKLLAQKNWFKANFWPLVGLSILSVTLYNTFQYWALEYTQPVNVGAFLAMLPVFIAIVSSIFGGAKQSLIQWITFLLAVFGALVVVTQGDWSVLRESGTGVGELLLVVAMLSWSFYTVLLKKLSPIGISSVALLTFFMGVGTLFIVPFWVFDMVREGAFIVPAKDQYWAVLFVALFPSLVSYFCWISAVNRSNATIAGLMITTAPLFNAILSMVVLNATISPIQWMGIALVSAGVAATLLLNKTASR is encoded by the coding sequence ATGGCAAATCAAACAGTAATTGCAGTAGTGCTCGCTTCGACCGCCAGCTTTTTTTGGGCGGCCAATGCAATTGTAGGAAAGATGGTAGTGGCAACATTACCGGCTTTTACCCTTTCACAGTTTCGTTGGATTACCGCTTTTTTAATTTTACTGCCATTCGGTTTGCCAAAACTCCTCGCCCAAAAAAACTGGTTTAAAGCGAATTTTTGGCCATTGGTTGGGTTGTCCATTTTAAGTGTTACCCTGTACAACACCTTCCAATATTGGGCATTAGAATATACCCAGCCCGTTAATGTAGGGGCCTTTTTAGCTATGCTTCCAGTATTTATTGCCATTGTGTCGAGTATATTTGGTGGCGCTAAACAATCACTTATCCAGTGGATTACTTTTTTGTTGGCGGTGTTTGGCGCACTTGTCGTTGTTACGCAGGGAGACTGGTCAGTTTTAAGAGAATCTGGTACTGGAGTCGGTGAATTGCTGCTTGTGGTCGCCATGCTCAGTTGGTCTTTCTATACCGTATTATTGAAAAAGCTGTCACCCATTGGTATCAGTTCAGTGGCTTTATTGACATTTTTTATGGGTGTTGGAACGCTCTTTATTGTTCCGTTTTGGGTATTTGATATGGTTCGAGAAGGCGCATTCATTGTTCCGGCTAAGGATCAATATTGGGCTGTTCTGTTTGTAGCCCTGTTCCCTTCATTGGTGTCTTACTTTTGTTGGATATCGGCCGTTAACAGATCAAACGCAACTATTGCAGGTTTAATGATCACGACTGCGCCTTTGTTTAACGCAATTTTAAGCATGGTGGTGTTAAACGCGACAATAAGCCCAATACAATGGATGGGCATTGCATTGGTCAGTGCAGGTGTTGCCGCTACACTGCTGTTGAATAAAACGGCATCACGCTAA
- a CDS encoding F0F1 ATP synthase subunit epsilon gives MAMTVRCDIVSAEEKVFDGLVELLVCEGEAGELGIKPGHAPLLTRLVPGPVRVIKQHGKEEVIYVDGGYLEVQPNQITVLADTAVRADDLDEAKAEQAKQAAAQTLADSMASKEFAEVASQLARAVGQLRTIKQARKALR, from the coding sequence ATGGCTATGACTGTACGTTGCGACATCGTCAGTGCCGAAGAGAAGGTCTTTGATGGCCTTGTCGAACTGTTGGTGTGTGAGGGTGAAGCGGGCGAGCTCGGCATAAAGCCAGGGCACGCTCCTCTACTAACTCGATTAGTGCCGGGACCTGTCCGAGTCATTAAGCAGCATGGTAAAGAAGAAGTCATCTACGTAGATGGCGGTTATCTTGAAGTTCAGCCAAACCAAATTACGGTTTTAGCTGATACAGCTGTGCGAGCCGATGACTTAGACGAAGCGAAAGCCGAACAGGCGAAGCAAGCGGCTGCTCAAACCTTAGCTGATAGCATGGCAAGCAAAGAGTTTGCTGAAGTTGCTTCTCAGTTAGCAAGAGCTGTTGGCCAACTTCGTACCATTAAGCAGGCACGAAAAGCACTTCGTTAA
- the atpD gene encoding F0F1 ATP synthase subunit beta: MSSGRITQIIGAVVDVEFPRESVPRVYDALMVDAKGLTLEVQQQLGDGVVRTIAMGSTEGLQRGLDVNNTGEAISVPVGMGTLGRIMDVLGNPIDERGEIEVTEKMGIHREAPTYAEQSQSQDILETGIKVIDLVCPFAKGGKVGLFGGAGVGKTVNMLELINNIATEHSGLSVFAGVGERTREGNDFYHEMSDAGVIKLDNLAESKVAMVYGQMNEPPGNRLRVALTGLTMAEKFRDEGKDVLFFVDNIYRYTLAGTEVSALLGRMPSAVGYQPTLAEEMGVLQERITSTKEGSITSVQAVYVPADDLTDPSPATTFAHLDATVVLSRDIAALGIYPAVDPLDSTSRQLDPLVIGNEHYDVARNVQGVLQGYKELKDIIAILGMDELSDEDKLTVSRARKIERFLSQPFHVAEIFTGAPGKYVSLKDTIRGFKGILDGEYDHIAEQDFYMKGSIDEVVEAHNKRS, translated from the coding sequence ATGAGTAGCGGACGTATTACGCAAATCATTGGTGCCGTTGTAGACGTAGAATTCCCACGTGAAAGCGTGCCACGTGTTTACGATGCATTAATGGTCGATGCGAAAGGTCTAACACTAGAAGTTCAGCAGCAGCTGGGCGACGGTGTTGTACGTACAATTGCAATGGGTTCAACTGAAGGTCTGCAACGTGGACTAGACGTGAACAATACTGGTGAAGCGATTTCTGTACCTGTAGGTATGGGTACATTGGGTCGCATCATGGACGTATTGGGTAACCCAATTGACGAACGTGGCGAGATTGAAGTAACAGAAAAGATGGGCATTCACCGTGAAGCGCCTACTTATGCTGAACAATCTCAATCTCAAGACATTCTTGAGACAGGTATTAAAGTAATCGACTTGGTCTGCCCGTTTGCTAAGGGTGGTAAAGTTGGCTTGTTCGGTGGTGCCGGTGTTGGTAAAACCGTAAACATGCTTGAGTTGATTAACAACATTGCTACAGAGCACTCTGGTTTATCTGTATTCGCAGGTGTTGGTGAGCGTACTCGTGAAGGTAACGATTTCTATCACGAGATGTCTGACGCAGGCGTAATTAAACTGGATAACCTTGCCGAGTCTAAAGTTGCGATGGTTTACGGCCAAATGAATGAACCACCAGGTAACCGTTTACGTGTTGCTTTGACTGGTTTGACCATGGCTGAAAAATTCCGTGACGAAGGTAAAGACGTACTTTTCTTCGTAGATAACATCTACCGTTATACTCTTGCTGGTACCGAAGTATCTGCATTGTTAGGTCGTATGCCATCTGCGGTAGGTTACCAGCCAACTTTGGCTGAAGAAATGGGTGTTCTTCAGGAACGTATTACTTCAACGAAAGAAGGTTCTATTACTTCTGTTCAAGCGGTATACGTACCAGCGGATGACTTAACTGACCCATCTCCAGCAACCACCTTTGCTCACTTAGATGCAACGGTTGTATTGAGCCGAGATATTGCAGCTTTAGGTATTTACCCTGCGGTAGATCCTCTTGACTCTACTTCTCGTCAGTTAGACCCACTAGTTATCGGTAACGAACACTATGATGTGGCTCGTAATGTTCAAGGTGTTCTTCAGGGCTATAAAGAGCTGAAAGACATCATTGCGATCTTGGGTATGGACGAATTGTCTGATGAAGATAAATTGACTGTAAGCCGAGCGCGTAAGATTGAACGTTTCTTGTCTCAGCCTTTCCACGTTGCTGAAATCTTTACGGGTGCTCCTGGTAAGTACGTATCGTTGAAAGACACGATCCGTGGCTTCAAAGGCATCTTAGACGGTGAGTACGATCACATTGCCGAGCAAGATTTCTACATGAAGGGCAGTATTGACGAAGTTGTGGAAGCTCACAACAAGCGTAGTTAA
- the atpG gene encoding F0F1 ATP synthase subunit gamma — protein MAVGKEIRTQINSINNTRKITSAMQLVAASKMRKAQDRMLVSQPYAQKVQAVIGHLANANTEYKHVYLQDREVKRVGYIVVSTDRGLCGGLNANLFKAISKNAEEWKAKGVETQVCAIGSKGTGFFKARGFDVVASITHVGDKPTVKDLIGGVKVMLDDFEAGKIDRLYVVYNEFINTMVQKPKVDQLLPLKAAEDETKRSYAWDYLYEPDAESLLNGLLTRFIEAQVYQGVVENGACEQASRMMAMKSATDNAGEMIDNLKLEYNKARQAAITQEISEIVGGAAAVQ, from the coding sequence ATGGCAGTCGGAAAAGAAATACGAACGCAGATAAATAGCATTAATAATACGCGAAAAATTACCTCTGCAATGCAGTTAGTTGCAGCGAGTAAAATGCGTAAAGCTCAAGATCGTATGTTAGTGAGCCAGCCGTACGCACAAAAAGTGCAAGCGGTAATTGGGCACCTAGCCAATGCGAACACTGAGTATAAGCACGTTTATCTGCAAGATCGTGAAGTAAAAAGAGTGGGCTACATTGTCGTGTCCACCGACCGAGGTCTCTGTGGTGGTTTGAACGCTAACCTTTTCAAGGCGATCAGCAAAAATGCTGAAGAATGGAAAGCAAAAGGTGTTGAAACTCAGGTTTGTGCCATTGGTAGTAAAGGCACAGGTTTTTTCAAGGCGCGTGGATTCGACGTAGTCGCATCCATCACGCATGTTGGCGATAAGCCAACCGTAAAAGACCTAATCGGCGGCGTTAAAGTTATGTTAGATGACTTTGAAGCCGGCAAGATTGACCGTCTGTATGTTGTTTATAACGAGTTTATAAACACCATGGTACAGAAACCAAAGGTAGACCAGTTGTTACCGTTGAAAGCGGCAGAAGATGAAACGAAGCGCAGTTATGCGTGGGATTATCTCTATGAGCCAGATGCGGAATCGCTTTTGAATGGATTGTTAACACGCTTTATCGAAGCCCAGGTATACCAGGGTGTTGTCGAAAATGGAGCCTGTGAACAAGCCTCTCGAATGATGGCTATGAAGAGCGCCACCGACAACGCTGGTGAAATGATCGATAACCTGAAACTTGAGTACAACAAGGCCCGACAGGCCGCGATTACTCAAGAAATTTCTGAAATTGTTGGCGGCGCTGCGGCGGTGCAATAA
- the atpA gene encoding F0F1 ATP synthase subunit alpha: MQQLNPSEISDIIKDRIAKLDTGSKAQNEGTIVGVSDGIVRIHGLADVMYGEMIEFEGGAFGMALNLEQDSVGAVVLGEYKMLAEGQTCKCTGRILEVPVGPELLGRVVDSLGNPIDGKGDINAKLSDPIEKVAPGVIARQSVDQPVQTGYKSVDSMVPIGRGQRELIIGDRQTGKTAMAVDAILAQKGTGIKCVYVAIGQKRSTIANVVRKLEEHGAMEYTTIVVASASEPASMQFIAPYSGCSMGEYFRDRGEDALIIYDDLSKQAVAYRQISLLLRRPPGREAYPGDVFYLHSRLLERSSRVNAEYVEEFTKGEVKGKTGSLTALPIIETQGGDVSAFVPTNVISITDGQIFLESDLFNAGVRPAMNAGISVSRVGGSAQTKIMKKLSGGIRTALAQYRELAAFSQFASDLDDATKAQLDHGARVTELMKQNQYAPLSVAEMAVSVYAANEGHLNELEVSQVLPFEAALHAYMNSEHGDLMKEISESGKWNDDIEGTFKAAFEKFKATQSW, translated from the coding sequence ATGCAGCAACTGAATCCTTCAGAAATCAGTGACATTATTAAGGATCGTATCGCGAAGTTAGATACGGGTTCTAAAGCACAAAATGAAGGTACTATCGTCGGTGTATCTGACGGTATTGTACGTATCCACGGTCTAGCCGATGTAATGTACGGCGAAATGATCGAATTCGAAGGCGGCGCTTTCGGTATGGCACTTAACCTAGAGCAAGACTCTGTGGGTGCTGTTGTACTTGGTGAGTACAAGATGTTGGCCGAAGGCCAAACTTGTAAGTGCACCGGCCGTATTCTTGAAGTCCCTGTTGGTCCTGAACTACTGGGTCGTGTGGTTGACTCTTTGGGTAACCCAATCGATGGTAAAGGCGATATCAATGCGAAATTGTCTGACCCAATCGAGAAAGTTGCACCAGGTGTAATTGCTCGTCAGTCGGTCGATCAGCCGGTACAAACTGGTTATAAATCTGTTGACTCAATGGTACCAATCGGCCGCGGACAACGTGAGCTTATTATTGGTGACCGTCAAACAGGTAAAACAGCGATGGCCGTTGATGCTATCTTGGCTCAGAAAGGAACTGGCATTAAATGTGTCTATGTTGCTATCGGCCAGAAGCGTTCAACCATTGCTAACGTTGTACGTAAATTAGAAGAGCACGGTGCGATGGAATATACCACCATCGTTGTAGCTTCGGCTTCTGAACCAGCATCGATGCAATTTATTGCACCATACTCTGGTTGCTCTATGGGCGAATACTTCCGCGACCGCGGTGAAGATGCCCTAATCATTTACGATGATTTGTCTAAGCAAGCCGTTGCTTATCGTCAAATTTCATTGTTGTTACGTCGTCCGCCGGGTCGTGAAGCTTACCCAGGTGACGTTTTCTACTTGCATTCACGTTTACTAGAGCGTTCTTCGCGCGTAAACGCAGAATACGTAGAAGAATTCACTAAAGGTGAAGTAAAAGGTAAGACAGGTTCTTTAACTGCATTACCAATTATTGAAACCCAAGGTGGTGACGTATCTGCATTCGTACCTACCAACGTAATTTCGATTACCGATGGTCAGATCTTCTTAGAATCTGATTTATTCAACGCAGGTGTTCGTCCTGCTATGAACGCCGGTATTTCGGTATCTCGTGTGGGTGGTTCGGCGCAAACGAAAATCATGAAAAAGCTGTCTGGCGGTATTCGTACTGCATTGGCTCAGTATCGTGAACTTGCGGCATTCTCGCAGTTCGCATCTGACCTAGACGACGCTACTAAAGCACAGTTAGACCACGGTGCTCGTGTTACCGAATTGATGAAGCAAAACCAGTATGCGCCTTTAAGCGTTGCTGAAATGGCTGTCTCAGTTTATGCCGCTAACGAAGGTCACTTGAATGAACTTGAAGTTTCTCAAGTACTTCCTTTTGAAGCCGCTCTTCATGCTTACATGAACAGTGAACACGGCGATCTGATGAAAGAAATTTCTGAATCAGGTAAGTGGAATGATGATATCGAAGGCACCTTTAAAGCCGCTTTTGAAAAATTCAAAGCGACTCAAAGCTGGTAA
- a CDS encoding F0F1 ATP synthase subunit delta: protein MAELSTLARPYAKAAFNAAVEAGELSAWSSALATLGAIIGSDEVHQFIGNPSVTASEKATTLAQLAGDDCNEGAKSLLDVLAENNRFPLLTEISAQFDLLKAEHEKSADVVVKSAFSLSDAQQKTLSDKLAKKLDREVSLTIEIDTALIGGVIIKAGDLVIDDSVRGKLSKLADAMNS from the coding sequence ATGGCAGAATTAAGTACGCTCGCCCGACCTTACGCGAAAGCTGCATTTAATGCAGCCGTTGAAGCCGGCGAACTATCCGCATGGTCTTCAGCATTAGCAACGCTTGGCGCAATTATTGGCTCTGATGAGGTACACCAGTTTATTGGTAACCCATCAGTAACGGCATCTGAGAAAGCGACTACTCTTGCGCAGTTAGCAGGGGATGATTGCAACGAAGGGGCGAAAAGCCTGCTAGATGTATTAGCAGAAAATAACCGTTTTCCTTTGTTGACAGAAATCAGCGCACAATTTGACTTGCTCAAAGCCGAGCATGAAAAAAGTGCCGATGTAGTCGTTAAGAGTGCCTTTTCACTCAGCGACGCTCAGCAAAAAACGTTATCAGATAAACTGGCGAAGAAGTTAGATCGTGAAGTTTCTCTGACAATTGAAATCGATACAGCCTTAATTGGCGGTGTCATCATCAAAGCTGGCGATCTGGTTATCGACGACTCCGTACGCGGAAAATTGTCGAAACTCGCTGACGCAATGAATTCCTAA
- a CDS encoding F0F1 ATP synthase subunit B has product MNFNATLIGQIVVFAIFVWLCAMYVWPPIMAAMQERQKKIAEGLDAASRASKDLELAQANAGKQISEAKATAAEIIEQANRRAAGIVDEAKAEAAAEAKRIVASAASDVEKERNLAREELRAKVSELTLAGAEKILQSEVDEKKHSELLDKLAASL; this is encoded by the coding sequence GTGAATTTTAACGCAACATTAATTGGCCAAATCGTCGTCTTCGCCATTTTCGTCTGGTTGTGTGCTATGTATGTATGGCCGCCAATTATGGCCGCCATGCAGGAGCGCCAGAAGAAAATCGCCGAAGGCTTAGACGCCGCAAGCCGTGCAAGCAAAGATTTAGAACTTGCTCAAGCAAACGCAGGAAAGCAAATTAGCGAAGCTAAAGCGACTGCCGCTGAAATTATTGAGCAAGCGAATCGACGTGCTGCCGGTATTGTAGACGAAGCAAAAGCTGAAGCAGCCGCTGAAGCTAAGCGCATTGTCGCAAGTGCCGCATCTGACGTAGAGAAAGAACGCAATTTAGCTCGTGAAGAATTACGCGCTAAAGTGTCTGAACTTACGTTAGCCGGTGCAGAGAAAATTCTTCAGTCTGAAGTTGATGAGAAGAAACACAGCGAATTGTTGGACAAGCTAGCAGCGTCGCTGTAA
- the atpE gene encoding F0F1 ATP synthase subunit C — protein MEFLYLAAGLMMGLGAIGAAIGVGLLGSKLLESTARQPELGPMLQTKFFIVAGLIDAIPIIGVGIAMYLIFVLGA, from the coding sequence ATGGAATTTTTATATCTAGCTGCTGGCTTGATGATGGGTTTGGGCGCAATTGGCGCGGCAATCGGTGTTGGCCTTTTGGGCAGCAAATTGCTTGAGTCTACGGCTCGTCAACCTGAGTTGGGTCCAATGCTACAAACTAAATTCTTCATCGTAGCTGGCTTGATCGATGCGATTCCAATTATTGGTGTTGGTATTGCTATGTACCTGATCTTCGTTCTTGGTGCTTAA
- the atpB gene encoding F0F1 ATP synthase subunit A — MASEGGYANSAEYIQHHLTNLTYGKLEAGTTLCDGTVAEQSSWGFAHCGDEAAAMGFNAIHVDSMAWSIILGAIFLMVFRSVAKRVTTGVPSGMQNFIETVVEFVDNNVKDVFHGRNPWIAPIALTVFCWVLLSNFMDILPVDLIPWLLELAGVKYQKIVPSTDPNITLGTAIFVFILMIYYSIKVKGMGFVKELCLTPFNTPYLFWFNLPLELVGLIAKPFSLGLRLFGNLYAAEIIFILIALMFGGGLVFAVLGGVMQLAWAAFHILVIPLQAFIFMVLTIVYLSQAHEDH; from the coding sequence ATGGCAAGCGAAGGCGGTTACGCAAATTCGGCTGAATATATTCAGCACCATTTGACGAACTTGACCTACGGTAAACTAGAAGCTGGCACTACGCTATGCGACGGTACTGTAGCCGAGCAATCATCTTGGGGTTTTGCACATTGTGGCGACGAAGCCGCTGCAATGGGGTTCAATGCAATCCATGTCGATAGTATGGCGTGGTCTATCATTCTCGGTGCTATCTTCTTGATGGTATTTCGCAGCGTAGCGAAACGAGTTACTACCGGCGTACCTTCTGGTATGCAAAACTTCATCGAAACGGTTGTTGAGTTTGTAGATAACAACGTTAAAGATGTCTTTCATGGTCGAAACCCATGGATTGCGCCAATAGCTCTAACAGTTTTCTGTTGGGTGTTGTTGTCCAATTTTATGGATATTCTACCTGTCGATCTTATTCCATGGTTGTTGGAGCTAGCTGGGGTTAAATACCAGAAGATCGTTCCATCAACAGATCCAAATATTACCTTAGGTACGGCCATTTTCGTCTTTATTCTTATGATCTATTATTCGATCAAAGTGAAAGGCATGGGCTTTGTTAAAGAACTGTGTTTAACACCGTTTAATACGCCGTACTTGTTTTGGTTTAACTTACCACTAGAGTTAGTTGGATTAATCGCTAAGCCATTCTCATTAGGCCTACGATTATTCGGTAACTTATATGCGGCTGAAATCATCTTTATTTTGATCGCATTAATGTTTGGCGGTGGATTAGTGTTTGCAGTACTGGGTGGTGTAATGCAGTTAGCGTGGGCCGCGTTCCACATTCTGGTTATTCCATTGCAGGCCTTTATTTTCATGGTCTTGACGATAGTTTACTTAAGTCAGGCACACGAAGATCATTAA